The DNA segment TACGGCCCTACCACGGCATCTTCCTCGATCACCACATTCGCACCGATCCAGCAAGGGGCGACGATCTGAGCCTTCGGCGATATCGCATCATGCAATCCTGTCCACACACCAGGTTGCGTTTCGCGCACGCCGATACGCGGTTCAGTGGCCGTCTTCGGCATCAGTTTCAAAATTGCCGCGAACCAAGTCTCATAATCCATGAAGAGCTTTTCAGCAGTGGCTGATGGCATTGCATCCATCACTTCCACGAGTGTGGCCTCATTGCTTTGAGCAATGAATTGTTTGGCCTCCTCCCCTGTCAGCTCATGCGTCACCGGGCAAACCTCAGTCTTCACCCCCCAACGTTCCCCTTCACCCACATATTCCCGCACTGCGCTCGGACGATCCGCCACCAGCAATATGGCCTCGGTGATGTTGCTGGAGGACAGATGCTCCATCCAGTAATCCAGCAGGCTCTTTCCCAGCATCGGAACCAGCACGAGCGGCTTGGTTTCGTGAAGGGCCGCGACTGCGGCGCGTTCAGCAGGGCATATGAGGATGGCTTTCATCTTAGCACGCTCCCTTTCCAGTCAGCACGGCCGGAACGGTTTTGGCGATGATCTTGATATCCACCCAGAAGCTTTGGCTCTCGATGTATTCCACGTCCAGCTTCACCTGGCCTGAGAAGTCGATCTCACTGCGGCCACCGATCTGCCAGAAGCAGGTCAATCCGGGCTTCACCACGAGGCGGCGGCGATCTGCCAGCGAGTAGAGCTTCACTTCACGCGGCACGGGAGGACGCGGACCCACCATCGACATATCACCGATGAACACGTTGTAGAACTGCGGAAACTCATCGAGCGAGAACTTGCGGAGCCATTTGCCAATGCGCGTCAGGCGCGGATCATTCTTCATCTTGAAGGTGACGCCCTGCTGATGCTGGTTCTGCTTCAGGATCGCGGCGAGCTTCGCTTCCGCATCCATGCACATGGAGCGAAACTTGTACATCTTGAACTCGCGACCGTCTTTGCCCACGCGCTTCTGGCAGAAGAACACCGGACCGCGATCTTCGAGTTTGATGAGAATGGCGATCAGCGCGAAGACAGGCGCGAGCACGATCAGCGCGATGAAACTCAGCACAATGTCGAGCAGGCGTTTGGCGATCTGCGCGTTCTTCAAGAAGAAGCGCCACATGATGCGGCGCCAAGCGACGTGGAGGTTGGCGCGCCACCGTCCCCAAGGATTCTGAATGGCAGTGTAGTGTTCAATCAGCAAGGCATTCATAGCATTTCAAGTTAAGAGGTTCACTGGACCACATGGAAAATTTCTTGGCGGAGGCTTTCACTGAACCGGCCTTCACTTTCTCCGCCAGGTGAAGGACATCTGTTTCTGCCGGTGGCGAGCAGATCACCGTATCCGCCCATTTCGCCTGTGGCTGCACGTGCTTTTCATGCATCGGAAGCACCGTCGCCTTGAACTGCTCCGTCACCGAATCAGCAGTCCTGCCTCGTTCTAGCACGTCCCGTTCCATCCTGCGGCAGAAGCGCAAATCATTCGGGCATTCGACAAAAATCTTCAGATCGAACATCGCCCGCAGAGCCATGCGATGGAAAAGCCACAGTCCATCCACGATCACCACCGGCTTCACGGGCAGCACGCTCACCTCGTCCATGCGTGTATGCGTTGCAAAATCGTAACGGGGAACGTGCAAAAGACTTTCCCCACGCTTGCATTGCGCGAGGGCATTCTTCAAAGCACGCCAATCAATGGCACTGGGAGTGTCGAAATTGATGATTCCCCGTTCATTTTCAGGCAAATCCGAGCGATCCAGGTAAAAATCATCGAGCGCAAGGTGCGTCGCCTCACCTCCCAGCGATTGACGCAAGGAATTGGCCAGCCAGGTCTTGCCCGATCCGCTACCGCCTGCGATGGCGATGATAAAGACCCCGTTATGAGTTGTGCCGTTGGTGTTCACGCTTTTTGATGTTTGATGACCCGGTCGAACATGCTTTCAAGGCCATCGACATAGTTGGAAAAATTGAAAACTTCATTGGCGAGTTGCTTTCCGCAATGTCCCATCTTCTCCGCCAGCGGCTTGTTGATCAGCAATTCCTCCACCCGGGCCGCATATTCTTTCGTATCCATCCATGGAACGAGAAAGCCATTGTAACCATCGATCAACCATTCCTTGATGCCTCCTGCATCAAAAGCCACAACAGGTAGTGCATGATGCATTCCTTCCAAGCCAACTGCACCGAACGGTTCCGGCCAGACTGAGCTCACCACCATCACGCTTGCCTGACCGTAATACTTTTGCAGTTCATCCTGGCTGACGTAGCCTTTGAATTGCACCCGATCATTGAGTCCAAGCTCGCGGCAAAGCGATTCGCAATAGGAACGATGACCGCCATCACCAAAGATCAGACACTGGAAATCACACTTCACTTGCTTCAACGCCTGCAGAAGCACATCCACGCCTTTACCGCGAATGATCTGACCACTGAAGAGGATCAGGTTCGTTTGCTTTGTCTCCTTCCGCTCAACAGCCTCGGTGCGCGGAGGCGTAGGCGCATGAATCTCAATCTTGTTTTCATCGAATTCATTCAGGAGCAATTCCTCCTTCATGTAATTCGTGGCCACGATCAAGCGATCGAACTGACGATTGATCTCCATCTCCTTCTTGCGCTGAAAATAATTGATCAGGCGCACAGGAAGGCCGCCACCATTGCTCTTGGCGATGAATCCTCCGCACGGAAAAAGGCAATAGGCCGAGAGCGGACGAGTGCAGATGTCGCGGCTCAGATGACCGTAGCGGCAGCCACGCAGGCAATACGTCTCGTGGTCATGAACCATCCGCACCACCGGCGTGCGAGAAGCCAGCATTTCTTCCAATGGTTGAATTTCCGCGAGCTTGTGGACGTAGATCGAATCCGGCTGAAAGCGGCGGACGGCTGAGGTCAACGTTTCCGATTCATTGAGAGGAAAGCGTTCATCGAAAAGCTGCTCCCACTTCTCCACTCCTTTACCGGTCGAAGGACCATGCACGATCGCAACAGAATGTCCGCGGCGCTTCAACTCAGTGGCCGTGTGGAACAAGTTTGATTCCGCACCGCCAAAGGCACCAAAACATTCGTGAGCAAATAACAGCTTCATAGCCGGTGTGTTTTACCAAATTGTCACTTGCGATTGCCGCTTCACAGGTCACTGATAGAGAACGAAGCGTGCCTGACCTGAGTAGGTAAAAACCTCCAAGAAACGTGCGTTTAACCCGCGCTAGGGCAAACCCTCAAAGCGGTGGATAAAACGGAGAACCACAAGCGGCAAAAGGACTTATTGGAGCAGGTGAAAACCACGTTGAAGCGGTTTTCTGAGAGAAGCTTACTTGTTTTTTGCCCCGGAGACAAAATTGGTGACGGCCACAATCCTTTTCCCATCCATCGTGACCGCTTCCACCTCGATCCAATCGGGCAAATCCTTCGGCAATTCGTACGTTTGAGAGAGTTTCGGCGCACTGTTGGTATTAGAAGTCTCCCAAATGATACGAGCCGTCCCCGGTTTGATGCTTTTTGCAACCAGACGTGCAATCGGCGGATTAGAAGATTTATCGATCTGTATCTGGCCGACCTCTCCACGCCACGGCTCGCTCTTCAACGAAGTTTGTGCCATGAGAAAAGCAGAGGCCGCCAAAGCCCGCGCTTGGTTCACCACCACAAACTCCGCCTGCACATTGAAGCTATCCCCCCAACGGTCATAAATCGGGAATGGATCATTGGCCGCCCCATCGAGCGGATACGTCAAAGCTCCCAGCTCTGTCTTGTAAAAATCCAGCCAACCAAAACCGCTTTGCAAATTGCCTATCGGAATGCCGCTCAGTGGTAAAGCGCGTTGGTCATTCTGGGCGTAGTGATGAACAATCTCTTGTTGCGGTTTGAAGCCCAGACCAGTGACAAAGGAAACATTAACCGGATTGCAACCAAGCTCGTAATTGAAGTTCGCCAACAACGCTTCCAAAAATTTCGGACGCAGATCCTTGTTCACCGGATAACTGATCTGCATACCGACCGCTAGGTCGAATGCCGCACCGGACGAGAAATACCACCCGGCAGCACGGACACGTTTCGTCTCCACAGGAAAACTGGTTCCGTATGCGCTTTGTTGGTAGCGTTGCAATTGATCTTCGGCAGCCTTGGCTACTTCATTCTCGCACTTGGTCATCATCAACGGATTGGTCTGCTGAGATTTAAGCCGCCCGCTCTTCACCGCAAAGGCGTAACTGCGAGCAGCATTGCCATAACCATCATAAAGCCGCCACCAGCCCCACTTCCGCGTGTTCGCATCATCGGGGCGATACCAGTCCATGAACTTCTTCTGATATTTGGAATCACCCGTAGCTAGATAGAGTTCGCACGCTGCCCATGCCAATTCGTCATCGTGCATAAAATCATCACCGTAATGCGTGATCTTCTGATACGCGCCGTCCTTGCCGTGTTGCTCGATGGCACGTTCGAGGAAAGCCCAACCCGCTTCAGCCTTCTTCAGATAAATCTTGGCTGCTTCAGGAAACTGCTTCTTGAAAAGTGGTGATGAAGATATCTGTGCCAAGGCAGCAACAGCAGCTCCAGTCGCAGCCGTAGTTTTAGGCCAGACGATCTGTTTATCACCGAACTCCGGCAGGACATTGTGTTCATAGCGGCGCTCGCGCGGATATACCAAGAAATAGAAACCACCATCATCATCTTGAAGTTTGGCGAGGAATTCCGCCTCCCAATTCGCTTCCTGTAAGAGATCACTGAGACCATCGCCGCTTTCGGGTATGCCGAGATTGTCCAGTTCACCTACTCCGGGAAAAGCATCGGCAGCGAACACCAGATTATGGATGAGTCCGGCACTGTTGATCGTGTACTTACTATAGTCACCCGCATCATGGTGCCCTTTGGAAACGTCTATCTGCCCTTGCTTCACAAAGGGATACAACGACGCAGCAAAATCCTTCATCACGGGCGCCGTATGACGGACGTTATTGGTGGCATTCGCAGAATCTTGCAGCAGGAATTTCTGGGTATTCGTGAAGGAAGCAGTGGGAACTTCTGCTGGATGCAGATGACATGCAGTATGGGTGAACCGCGTGAATGGCAATGTGTTGCTGCAACCACAACGTTGATGATAGAGCCCTAAAGCATATGTTCTTGCGAGCGTGGCTGGATAGCCTTCGTGGATGAAAAATGGGTAAGAAACACCCAAACCATCCACCGCCAACCGGTATTCCCCTGAATTCGTGAAGGAGGAGAAATCCGCCTCGACCACTTGCTGATAGCTAGTGAAAGGAAAACCGTAGTCCAATCGGTTGGTCAAACTTCCTTGATAGACTTCAGTTTTCAGGTCGGCAGTGAGGAGTTTGAAACTCTTCAACGCCGACGTCTTCATCTCTCCCAAACTGCCAAGGTAATAGCCGATCATCGCTTTCTTGGATTGCGCAGGATGATAGCCTGTTTGGTTGATGTGTATGGCATCGCTCAGTCGATATAGGGAATTCTGGGCGGCATATTTCTCCTCTTTCCCAAAAAAGGAACTCTTCACTTCGATCTTTTGCCCCTCTGCCAATGGTTTCTCTAGTTGCAGATAGAGATGATTACCGATCCGTAGGTCCCTCTTCCTTAAAGGCGCATAGAGCACCCGTCTTTTGAACCCGACTCCTGTGACATTGATCTTGGCCCCATTGGCAGTCACCTCAAACACGTCTACTTGGGGCAGTGTCGCCTTCCCGCTGGTATCAATAAAATTCCACTCCTTGGGCTGCCCGTTGATCTCTTTCGTAGTGACGAGATTAAGCTCTAGCATTTCCGGGGAAATGATGCGGAGAGAATGCTCTCCCACGATAGGTAATTGATAATATTCCTCTTGGTTGCCCGCTCGTGCCCAGGCCCCCACGAGCAACAACAGCAACAGAACTCGCAGAATCACGCCCACTTCTAGCACATCTCCTAATATTTTCCCAACGGGGCATGAGCCTACCTATGGAAGTATTTCATGGCGATAGTTCGCTACTGCGTCTGGCAAATTGCAAAAAGCCATGCCGATCTTATGCATGTTGCATAGGAAAAGGAGAAGAAAGCCGGAGTAATTCACCCCAGTCCATTCAGTTTCCTGCCCTATAGCCAAATATCACACCTCATTCAAAAACCATTAAATCATTGGTCTTTTTATAGGTTATTTACCTATATCGGAGATACTTCGCAGCCCTAAGCCACAGGAGTAAAGCCGCCCAATTGCGCCCGCCAAAACTATGGCATCCTACTTGCATAAGAAGAGCATTGTGAGTGAACAAAAGTTCAATTTAGTGGTCAGCGCCCCGGCAGACAGTGACTGCCTCTTGTTCATCCACACCTTGCGTCACCCTTAACTTTGAAATTGATTATGTTGCAATCTTGCTCTGAAAAACTGGCTGTAAATCGTAAGAGCCACTTCGCGCATCCTGTCATCAGCGCCACTATCCCCCGCGCCCGTGCGACCATGAACCGCACGCAACATCGCCGCGCAGATCAGCCCGTCAAGTTGCTGCAGATCGCTGGCATTGATTTTTCCTTCGCCCGTTAATCGGTTTGTCCCCATCAAGGCCGGCGGGCAGGCAAGTCTCCCTCTCCCGGCTTTAGTAGTTTCCCAACCTCGCAGACTATGAAAAAGAAGAAACCACTCAACGCACCCCTCGTCTCTGGTGAGACCAGCGCTGCCCTTCTTCGTGAATTGGTAGCTCACTTGCGCGAGAACCGGACGCAACTTCGTGAAGAATGGGCCCGACGAATCACAGATGCCCAACTGCTCACCGCGATGAGCAAGGAAGAGATCTTTTCCGAAGCGACGTCAGTTTACGACAACTACGTCGAAGTGTTGGAAACCGGCAATGTGGAGGCCCTGCAAGATTACGCCCGCAACCTTTCCGAACGCATCATCCCCCGCGGTGTTGAAACGGATGAAGTTCTAGGCATTGTGCTGCTGCTGCGTGATGTGCTGGCCCGTTCCCTTTTCGGTAAATATCAGAATGATCTCCTGCTATTGAACCGAGTATTGGACGCCTATGAACCGGCAGCCAATCGCATCGCGAACACAGTGGGTGTCAGCTTTGTTCAGGAACGCGAACGCATCATCCGCCAGCAACAGGAAGCAATCCGTGAACTTTCTACTCCCGTACTACAAGTGCGCGAGCGGCTGCTGATCCTGCCGATCATCGGTGTCATCGATTCCCAACGCGCCCGTCAGCTCACCGAACAGCTTCTGCGCAGCATCCGCACCAATCGTGCAAAAGTCGTCGTGGTAGACATCACCGGTGTACCGACAATCGATTCCACGGTGGCGAATCACTTGGTTCAAACCGTCGAGGCATCGCGCTTGATGGGCGCCAGCGTGATCATCACTGGCCTCTCCTCGGAGATCGCGCAGACGCTTGTGACCATCGGCGTGGATCTGAGCAAAGTGAATGCCGTGGGTGATCTGCAAGGCGGACTCGAGGAAGCTGAGCTCTTCTTAGGTTACAAAGTGATCCTCATGGAAGAGCACACTTTGAGCGAAAAAACGGCATAAGATCATGGTTCCTATCCTCAAACAAGGCGACTACCTGATCGCCAGTGTTCAATCGATACTTTCCGATGAGGATTTGATCCAGCTTCGTGACGACCTCGCGGCCAAGGTCGGCAAGTTCCGCACCAAAGCGGTAATAATTGATGTGACTGTCATGGATGTCATCGACTCATTTGCCACGCGCATGCTGCGGGCCATCGCCCACATGCTGAAACTGCGCGGCGCAGACACGGTGATCGTAGGCATCCAGCCAGAGGTAGCCTTTGCCATGGTGCAACTAGGACTGACATTGGAGGGCGTCGGCACCGCTCTGGATCTGGAGGAAGGCCTCGCCTTCCTGGGCACTCATTCCAAGAGGAGTATCAAACATGCCAAATGACTCCCAAGTTCCGACGAGTCCCGAATCGCGCGTGCCGATCAGCTCGAATATCGACATCGTGACGGCGCGCCAGCAGGGGCGCCAGCTTGCCTTGGATCTTGGCTTTGAAGGTGCTGAAGTCACCTTGATCGCGGCGGCCATCTCTGAGGTAGCCCGCAACATCATGGATCACGCGAAACGCGGTGAGATCATCCTCGCCAATGTGCGCAATGGAAACAAGTTAGGCATACAAATCATCGCGCAAGACGAAGGGCCGGGCATCCCGAATATCCCACAGGCGATGCAGTATGGTTACTCCTCACGCAAAGGATTGGGTGTGGGATTGCCGGGAGCCAAGTGGCTGATGGATGAGTTTTTCATCGTCTCGCATATCGGCAAAGGAACCACTGTCACGATGCGGAAGTGGCTGCACTGAAATGATTGCTGCGCCTAACAGTTCATTGCTTCCAGTCGAATGGGCAGTCGCTTCACGTCCCCTGCCCGGCCAGAACGCGCTTGGTGATGGTTCGCTGGTCAAACCCGGCACTGATGGAATGGTCTTTGCCGTAGTGGATGGACTCGGTCACGGTGCCGAAGCAGCCAAGGTGACTGCCACTGGCCTAGAAGTGATGGGGAATGACGAGAGCATGTCCGTTCTCACGCTCGTCAAACTATGCAACGAGGCGTTGCTACAGTCACGAGGCCTCACGATCAGCATCGCCTCACTAGATTTCAATGCGGATGAGATGACCTGGTTGGCGATCGGCAACGTGGATGCATTGCTGTTGCGCGCCAATCCGGACAAGCAACCGCCGATGCAAAATGTTCTGCAACGCGCTGGCGTGGTTGGTTATCAAATGCCAAACCTTCAGACTGAGGCTTTACCCATCAGCCCCGGAGATTTGTTAATTTTTAGCACGGACGGCATCCGCCCTGGCTTCATCACCTCGATTGTGCGCAAAGATCCGGTCGCGCATATCGCCCATAGCATTCTCAATAATTTCTTTAAAGGCACTGATGATGCGCTCGTGCTCGTAGCGC comes from the Verrucomicrobiia bacterium genome and includes:
- a CDS encoding sugar transferase, which encodes MNALLIEHYTAIQNPWGRWRANLHVAWRRIMWRFFLKNAQIAKRLLDIVLSFIALIVLAPVFALIAILIKLEDRGPVFFCQKRVGKDGREFKMYKFRSMCMDAEAKLAAILKQNQHQQGVTFKMKNDPRLTRIGKWLRKFSLDEFPQFYNVFIGDMSMVGPRPPVPREVKLYSLADRRRLVVKPGLTCFWQIGGRSEIDFSGQVKLDVEYIESQSFWVDIKIIAKTVPAVLTGKGAC
- the udk gene encoding uridine kinase; translated protein: MNTNGTTHNGVFIIAIAGGSGSGKTWLANSLRQSLGGEATHLALDDFYLDRSDLPENERGIINFDTPSAIDWRALKNALAQCKRGESLLHVPRYDFATHTRMDEVSVLPVKPVVIVDGLWLFHRMALRAMFDLKIFVECPNDLRFCRRMERDVLERGRTADSVTEQFKATVLPMHEKHVQPQAKWADTVICSPPAETDVLHLAEKVKAGSVKASAKKFSMWSSEPLNLKCYECLAD
- a CDS encoding glycosyltransferase family 4 protein, translating into MKLLFAHECFGAFGGAESNLFHTATELKRRGHSVAIVHGPSTGKGVEKWEQLFDERFPLNESETLTSAVRRFQPDSIYVHKLAEIQPLEEMLASRTPVVRMVHDHETYCLRGCRYGHLSRDICTRPLSAYCLFPCGGFIAKSNGGGLPVRLINYFQRKKEMEINRQFDRLIVATNYMKEELLLNEFDENKIEIHAPTPPRTEAVERKETKQTNLILFSGQIIRGKGVDVLLQALKQVKCDFQCLIFGDGGHRSYCESLCRELGLNDRVQFKGYVSQDELQKYYGQASVMVVSSVWPEPFGAVGLEGMHHALPVVAFDAGGIKEWLIDGYNGFLVPWMDTKEYAARVEELLINKPLAEKMGHCGKQLANEVFNFSNYVDGLESMFDRVIKHQKA
- a CDS encoding glycoside hydrolase family 9 protein codes for the protein MILRVLLLLLLVGAWARAGNQEEYYQLPIVGEHSLRIISPEMLELNLVTTKEINGQPKEWNFIDTSGKATLPQVDVFEVTANGAKINVTGVGFKRRVLYAPLRKRDLRIGNHLYLQLEKPLAEGQKIEVKSSFFGKEEKYAAQNSLYRLSDAIHINQTGYHPAQSKKAMIGYYLGSLGEMKTSALKSFKLLTADLKTEVYQGSLTNRLDYGFPFTSYQQVVEADFSSFTNSGEYRLAVDGLGVSYPFFIHEGYPATLARTYALGLYHQRCGCSNTLPFTRFTHTACHLHPAEVPTASFTNTQKFLLQDSANATNNVRHTAPVMKDFAASLYPFVKQGQIDVSKGHHDAGDYSKYTINSAGLIHNLVFAADAFPGVGELDNLGIPESGDGLSDLLQEANWEAEFLAKLQDDDGGFYFLVYPRERRYEHNVLPEFGDKQIVWPKTTAATGAAVAALAQISSSPLFKKQFPEAAKIYLKKAEAGWAFLERAIEQHGKDGAYQKITHYGDDFMHDDELAWAACELYLATGDSKYQKKFMDWYRPDDANTRKWGWWRLYDGYGNAARSYAFAVKSGRLKSQQTNPLMMTKCENEVAKAAEDQLQRYQQSAYGTSFPVETKRVRAAGWYFSSGAAFDLAVGMQISYPVNKDLRPKFLEALLANFNYELGCNPVNVSFVTGLGFKPQQEIVHHYAQNDQRALPLSGIPIGNLQSGFGWLDFYKTELGALTYPLDGAANDPFPIYDRWGDSFNVQAEFVVVNQARALAASAFLMAQTSLKSEPWRGEVGQIQIDKSSNPPIARLVAKSIKPGTARIIWETSNTNSAPKLSQTYELPKDLPDWIEVEAVTMDGKRIVAVTNFVSGAKNK
- a CDS encoding STAS domain-containing protein, with amino-acid sequence MKKKKPLNAPLVSGETSAALLRELVAHLRENRTQLREEWARRITDAQLLTAMSKEEIFSEATSVYDNYVEVLETGNVEALQDYARNLSERIIPRGVETDEVLGIVLLLRDVLARSLFGKYQNDLLLLNRVLDAYEPAANRIANTVGVSFVQERERIIRQQQEAIRELSTPVLQVRERLLILPIIGVIDSQRARQLTEQLLRSIRTNRAKVVVVDITGVPTIDSTVANHLVQTVEASRLMGASVIITGLSSEIAQTLVTIGVDLSKVNAVGDLQGGLEEAELFLGYKVILMEEHTLSEKTA
- a CDS encoding STAS domain-containing protein, whose translation is MMVPILKQGDYLIASVQSILSDEDLIQLRDDLAAKVGKFRTKAVIIDVTVMDVIDSFATRMLRAIAHMLKLRGADTVIVGIQPEVAFAMVQLGLTLEGVGTALDLEEGLAFLGTHSKRSIKHAK
- a CDS encoding anti-sigma regulatory factor codes for the protein MPNDSQVPTSPESRVPISSNIDIVTARQQGRQLALDLGFEGAEVTLIAAAISEVARNIMDHAKRGEIILANVRNGNKLGIQIIAQDEGPGIPNIPQAMQYGYSSRKGLGVGLPGAKWLMDEFFIVSHIGKGTTVTMRKWLH
- a CDS encoding SpoIIE family protein phosphatase, with product MIAAPNSSLLPVEWAVASRPLPGQNALGDGSLVKPGTDGMVFAVVDGLGHGAEAAKVTATGLEVMGNDESMSVLTLVKLCNEALLQSRGLTISIASLDFNADEMTWLAIGNVDALLLRANPDKQPPMQNVLQRAGVVGYQMPNLQTEALPISPGDLLIFSTDGIRPGFITSIVRKDPVAHIAHSILNNFFKGTDDALVLVARYHGRKP